ATCGCTTCAACAGCAATGGCTAGTTTCTCAACACTCAAGCTATTTAATCCACCGATAAATTCTGGACTGTAGTTTAATTTCAGTTAAATATGCCAGCCCAATCAGCACAACAAATTTTAAACTGTATTCTAGCCAATAATTAGGAATATATGGTTGAAGTTGCCACTGCACTAAAATGGGATAGTGAAAAATATAAAGGGCGTAAGAAATCGGAGAAATTTTGGCAAATACTCCTAGCAATTTATCAAATAGCAATAACTTATTCTGATACCAAATCCAGCCAACAAACATTAATAATAGAGCAGTAAAAAAATGACGTAATACTAAAAATGGATAATAGCCTAATCTAAGTTCTTCTGCCCCTAGCAAGGGAACCGTAGCTAGGAATGACATTAAAATCAACGAAATAAATATAGGTTGCAGATGGCTGTAGGTGAATCTTTTATAAGTTGTGAAGATTGTTGCTGCTTCCACTCCCGACCACCAAATAATAAAATAAGCAGAAATTAAACATAAATGGTTGGGATGGATCATAAAAATTATGTAAGAAATTGCTGAAAATGTTAAGACGAAGTAAATTCTATTTTTGTTTTTGGGTAAAACTGTATAAGCCAGAAAAAACATCATGTAAAACCACCATTCATAGGATAAAGACCATAAAGGAAGATTGCCCAAAAAAGGGTTGACAATATTTCCTGGCTTTACGCGGCCAAAATCCTGTAAAAATAATAAATTTCCGATTAATTCCCTCAAAGAAAATCTTTGCAACAAATTGCCATTAAAAGCTGAAACAAAGATAGAAACTATTAAAGAAATAATCAATATGAAATAAATTCGTT
This DNA window, taken from Microcoleus sp. FACHB-68, encodes the following:
- a CDS encoding acyltransferase, with the protein product MNKQLYFQKLDALRGIASLYVLLHNLVYGLIGLNLIPSKVKIFFAAGQEAVILFFLLSGFVIYLSFYKKSTITFQEFLIKRFKRIYFILIISLIVSIFVSAFNGNLLQRFSLRELIGNLLFLQDFGRVKPGNIVNPFLGNLPLWSLSYEWWFYMMFFLAYTVLPKNKNRIYFVLTFSAISYIIFMIHPNHLCLISAYFIIWWSGVEAATIFTTYKRFTYSHLQPIFISLILMSFLATVPLLGAEELRLGYYPFLVLRHFFTALLLMFVGWIWYQNKLLLFDKLLGVFAKISPISYALYIFHYPILVQWQLQPYIPNYWLEYSLKFVVLIGLAYLTEIKLQSRIYRWIK